One segment of Bacillota bacterium DNA contains the following:
- a CDS encoding CopG family transcriptional regulator: MAIRTQIYLPEELHKNLQERAKATGKSMAEQIRESLVLYFAEVDANTPKPKDPIWQLAGRVESKNHDLSSHHDDYLYPEKGNEA, from the coding sequence ATGGCTATCAGAACACAAATTTATTTACCTGAAGAGCTTCATAAAAATTTGCAGGAAAGAGCTAAAGCCACTGGCAAATCAATGGCAGAGCAAATCAGGGAATCCTTGGTTTTATATTTTGCCGAAGTGGATGCCAATACTCCCAAGCCTAAGGACCCTATATGGCAATTAGCAGGCAGGGTTGAAAGCAAAAATCATGACCTTTCATCTCATCATGACGATTATCTTTATCCGGAGAAAGGAAATGAGGCATGA
- a CDS encoding PIN domain-containing protein yields the protein MKPFFIDTSGWCAIYDKSDDNHKIVIPFWNNAAVKNGTLYTSDYVIDETLTLLNLRINHTSAVEFGRIILASKVIKIVPVTAERWENSWNLFIKYSDKNFSFTDCTSFIIMKELGLKEAFTFDRHFQQMGFSCVP from the coding sequence ATGAAGCCGTTTTTTATTGATACATCAGGCTGGTGTGCCATATATGATAAATCAGATGATAACCACAAAATAGTCATCCCTTTCTGGAACAATGCAGCCGTAAAAAACGGCACATTGTATACCAGTGATTATGTAATAGACGAAACCCTTACACTTCTCAATCTCAGGATTAATCATACATCGGCAGTGGAATTCGGACGCATAATACTTGCAAGCAAGGTCATAAAAATTGTTCCTGTAACAGCGGAAAGATGGGAAAATTCATGGAATCTCTTTATCAAGTACAGCGATAAAAATTTTTCATTTACGGATTGCACCAGCTTTATAATAATGAAAGAGTTGGGTTTGAAAGAAGCGTTTACTTTTGACAGGCATTTTCAACAGATGGGGTTTTCTTGTGTTCCATAG
- a CDS encoding DEAD/DEAH box helicase, whose product MLLHGNFINSIDNEKGSATFLFWGEKGSTLYKRRGKISGNALPIYPGLAKTDEVIQFLGQEMEEEEPIIKNISAVIFRLESYELSEINEANERDRTDAKDRTDWMNGSDETDDTDGIDESNGSDEPGEVNRQGDINHIFPYEIKGVAYTPWSTLSILLTIEDKASQQAELELAPEIIYWARCAKFALELIVKHRYYPEMGINKQGSPYSYWSMLADRSEDKERLKILCTGMPPSCRAVFPLIPSMDGLLESYRCPGSGKILESFINWLINYILEDVVLGEEGIELYTRLKSDEERAWVRSIGYDRCVLKFEGGKKAQDHVYEVYEGHKMWKSSLKASLIEQPFRTCFRITPPEGKEKGWKLDYLLQARDDQSLLVSAEEIWKKAGGVTAFLQRNFGNPQERLLEDLSIASRVFEPILESLYSAKPTGCILSTEQAYSFFKEGAVLLEENGFGIIAPSWWKKPANISLRLKVGVKGKSQGAVSKSILNLNTLLEYDWKAAIGDVVLSDEDFKKLSKLKVPLVRVRGEWVQLNREQIEKLEEIWKRKGQDDTIRLGDILRMGLGNEELVEGIPVDSIAGDTELADFMQKLSCVDKLKELPPPEGLCGKLRPYQKRGFSWLAFLRERGIGACLADDMGLGKTVQLISLALFERQEKMTDRPTLLICPTSVVGNWIKELEKFAPGLKVMLHHGQGRKSGSSFTEEALCHDMVISTYSLVHKDEEEFKSVNWAGVVLDEAQNIKNPGSKQTMAVKKLRGDYRIALTGTPVENRLSELWSIMDFLNPGYLGNNTYFRTHYAVPIEKDHNAEKAKKLKSIIAPFVLRRLKTDPNIIKDLPEKIETKVYCGLTKEQATLYEAVVQDMLEKIEESVGIERKGMVLAALSKLKQICNHPVQFLKDGSNIEGRSGKLERLFGILEEILAEGDKVLIFTQFAEMGQILKDVIKKQFKADSYFLYGGVPRKTREKMIESFQNDKKSPQVFILSLKAGGVGLNLTRASHVVHFDRWWNPAVENQATDRAFRIGQKKNVQVHKFICSGTLEERIDKMLDEKRELAETIVGTGEEWLTEMTTKELGELMKLNYNDMLMEED is encoded by the coding sequence ATGCTGCTTCATGGGAATTTTATTAATAGTATTGATAATGAAAAAGGCTCTGCGACTTTTTTATTTTGGGGAGAAAAGGGTAGTACATTATATAAGAGGCGTGGAAAAATTTCGGGAAATGCACTTCCAATATATCCGGGATTAGCTAAAACAGATGAGGTTATTCAATTTCTGGGCCAGGAAATGGAAGAGGAAGAACCCATTATTAAAAATATTTCCGCCGTAATATTCAGACTTGAATCATATGAATTAAGTGAAATAAATGAAGCGAATGAGAGGGATAGAACGGATGCGAAAGATAGAACGGATTGGATGAATGGGTCGGATGAGACAGATGATACGGATGGCATAGATGAATCGAATGGTTCGGATGAGCCAGGTGAAGTGAATAGACAGGGTGATATTAACCACATTTTTCCCTATGAAATAAAAGGTGTCGCATATACTCCCTGGTCTACATTAAGTATCTTGTTAACTATTGAAGATAAAGCATCACAGCAAGCGGAGCTTGAATTAGCTCCTGAAATAATTTATTGGGCTCGGTGTGCCAAATTTGCACTTGAATTAATTGTAAAACACAGGTATTACCCTGAAATGGGAATAAACAAACAGGGTTCCCCGTATTCGTATTGGAGTATGCTTGCAGATAGGAGTGAGGATAAGGAACGGCTTAAAATCCTATGTACAGGAATGCCACCATCCTGCAGGGCTGTTTTCCCTTTAATACCATCAATGGATGGGTTATTGGAAAGTTACAGGTGTCCTGGTTCCGGTAAAATTTTAGAATCGTTTATAAACTGGCTAATAAATTATATTCTTGAGGATGTTGTATTAGGCGAAGAGGGCATTGAATTATATACCAGGCTTAAATCCGACGAAGAGAGGGCATGGGTAAGGTCCATAGGGTATGATAGATGTGTTCTCAAATTTGAAGGTGGTAAAAAAGCACAGGACCATGTGTATGAAGTGTATGAAGGCCATAAAATGTGGAAGTCTTCTCTTAAAGCATCTTTGATAGAACAACCTTTTAGAACCTGTTTCAGAATAACCCCGCCTGAAGGAAAAGAAAAGGGCTGGAAATTGGATTACCTGCTCCAGGCAAGGGATGATCAAAGCCTTTTAGTCTCTGCTGAGGAAATCTGGAAAAAAGCGGGAGGCGTGACTGCTTTTTTGCAAAGGAATTTTGGGAACCCACAAGAAAGGCTTCTTGAGGATTTAAGTATTGCTTCCAGAGTTTTTGAACCAATCCTTGAAAGCCTTTATTCTGCGAAGCCTACCGGATGTATACTTTCTACAGAACAGGCTTACAGTTTTTTTAAGGAAGGTGCAGTACTTCTTGAAGAAAACGGATTCGGCATAATTGCTCCTTCATGGTGGAAAAAGCCTGCCAATATATCACTGAGGCTTAAAGTCGGCGTTAAGGGAAAATCCCAGGGTGCAGTGTCAAAAAGCATTTTGAACCTTAATACGCTTCTTGAATATGATTGGAAAGCTGCCATAGGTGATGTGGTACTCAGTGATGAAGATTTCAAAAAACTTTCCAAACTTAAAGTTCCCCTTGTAAGAGTAAGGGGTGAATGGGTCCAGCTTAACCGTGAACAGATAGAAAAGCTTGAGGAAATTTGGAAAAGAAAAGGACAGGATGATACTATAAGACTTGGTGATATATTGAGGATGGGATTGGGCAATGAAGAATTAGTAGAGGGTATACCGGTTGATAGTATTGCAGGTGATACGGAACTGGCTGATTTTATGCAGAAACTTTCCTGTGTGGACAAGCTTAAAGAATTACCTCCACCTGAAGGATTATGCGGAAAGTTGAGGCCATACCAGAAAAGAGGTTTTTCATGGCTTGCATTCTTAAGGGAAAGAGGTATAGGTGCCTGTCTTGCAGATGATATGGGTCTTGGGAAAACAGTACAGTTGATTTCTCTTGCCCTTTTTGAGCGGCAGGAAAAAATGACCGACAGGCCGACCCTTTTGATATGCCCTACTTCTGTAGTAGGAAACTGGATAAAAGAGCTTGAGAAATTTGCACCCGGTTTGAAGGTTATGCTTCACCATGGGCAAGGGAGGAAAAGCGGCAGCAGTTTTACTGAAGAGGCATTATGCCATGATATGGTAATAAGCACATATTCCCTTGTGCATAAGGACGAGGAAGAATTTAAGAGTGTGAATTGGGCAGGCGTGGTCCTGGATGAGGCTCAGAACATCAAAAACCCGGGATCCAAACAAACAATGGCGGTAAAGAAATTAAGAGGAGATTACCGTATTGCATTGACGGGGACACCAGTGGAAAATAGGCTTTCAGAGCTGTGGTCTATTATGGACTTTTTAAATCCCGGGTATCTGGGCAACAATACTTATTTTAGAACCCATTATGCTGTACCCATTGAGAAAGACCATAATGCGGAAAAAGCTAAAAAGTTAAAATCCATTATTGCTCCTTTCGTACTGAGAAGATTAAAAACAGATCCGAATATAATTAAGGATCTGCCTGAAAAGATTGAAACAAAAGTATATTGTGGACTGACAAAAGAACAGGCAACACTTTATGAGGCTGTTGTACAAGACATGCTTGAGAAGATTGAAGAGTCGGTTGGTATTGAAAGAAAAGGTATGGTTCTTGCAGCACTTTCAAAACTGAAACAAATTTGCAACCATCCGGTACAATTTCTAAAGGATGGAAGCAATATTGAAGGAAGGTCTGGTAAATTGGAAAGGCTTTTCGGCATACTTGAGGAAATACTTGCAGAAGGAGATAAAGTCCTTATATTTACCCAGTTTGCCGAAATGGGTCAAATCCTTAAAGATGTCATTAAAAAGCAATTCAAGGCTGATTCATATTTTTTGTATGGGGGTGTGCCCAGAAAGACCAGGGAAAAAATGATCGAATCCTTCCAGAATGATAAAAAATCTCCCCAGGTTTTTATATTATCTCTTAAAGCAGGAGGAGTAGGATTAAATCTGACAAGGGCAAGTCATGTTGTGCACTTTGACAGGTGGTGGAATCCTGCAGTAGAGAATCAGGCTACCGACAGAGCCTTCCGTATCGGACAGAAGAAGAATGTGCAGGTACACAAGTTTATATGTTCAGGAACTCTTGAAGAGCGTATTGATAAAATGCTTGATGAAAAGAGAGAATTGGCCGAAACTATTGTGGGTACAGGTGAAGAGTGGTTGACCGAAATGACTACAAAAGAACTTGGCGAACTTATGAAGTTGAATTATAATGATATGCTGATGGAAGAGGACTGA
- a CDS encoding SWIM zinc finger family protein: MGRNKKDEFGSSWWAQKWNNALASYGWSNRLQRGRSYARTGHVLEISLKPGLVEARVQGSRPRPYNVKIQVDKLAPWEWEDVIEKMAEKAIFSAKLLTGEMPENIEEAFVLAGTPLFPTSSKSIKTSCSCPDYANPCKHIAAVYYVIGQEFDRDPFMIFRLRGMEKDELMEALRKARGGDIGIGKNNEDMDDSISIEELQKEMKKFKGLDDAVINMAFSFTSPKVPYSIIKRLGALPFFKEKEDFEKLMALYYDGAAQKVRKLLDER, from the coding sequence ATGGGTAGAAATAAAAAAGATGAATTCGGAAGCAGCTGGTGGGCGCAGAAATGGAATAATGCTTTGGCAAGTTATGGGTGGAGTAACAGGCTGCAAAGAGGCCGCTCTTATGCAAGGACCGGACATGTACTGGAGATCAGCTTAAAACCCGGGCTGGTGGAAGCAAGAGTGCAGGGAAGCAGGCCAAGACCTTATAATGTAAAAATACAAGTAGACAAATTGGCACCTTGGGAATGGGAAGATGTAATTGAAAAGATGGCCGAAAAAGCTATATTTTCTGCTAAACTACTAACCGGTGAGATGCCGGAAAATATAGAGGAAGCTTTTGTTTTGGCAGGAACTCCCCTTTTCCCTACATCTTCCAAGAGCATCAAGACAAGCTGTTCATGCCCTGATTATGCAAATCCCTGCAAACATATTGCTGCAGTGTATTATGTAATTGGCCAGGAGTTTGACAGAGACCCTTTTATGATATTCCGACTGAGAGGAATGGAGAAGGATGAATTGATGGAAGCCTTGAGAAAAGCCAGGGGCGGGGATATCGGGATTGGCAAAAACAATGAAGATATGGATGATTCTATAAGCATTGAAGAACTGCAGAAAGAAATGAAAAAATTTAAAGGCCTGGATGATGCAGTTATTAACATGGCTTTTTCATTTACTTCTCCAAAAGTGCCTTATAGTATAATAAAACGTCTGGGAGCATTACCGTTCTTTAAAGAAAAAGAGGACTTCGAAAAGTTGATGGCTTTATATTATGATGGAGCTGCACAAAAGGTAAGAAAGCTGCTGGATGAAAGATAA
- a CDS encoding DUF1841 family protein: MIDDFGKIEQFTEGEAIEIVLEDHPDLRLLWERRHLVKSPVEINKTNPVLHILLESIIENQILKNDPPETKLALKRLMENGMSRHAARTAIVSVFIKYLFNTLKNQISFDKENYSRQLRLLGRKINKVGRNDPCPCGSGKKFKHCCIEEFKHILPMQGGMISQIKANEKLILGAGHYATLGYLRKAKIDDPILLLENRAHVSAFLEENGDIEGAYMALKENIAFVESLGDEKLTRNAYTDLLFLCQNNPELAEEGIEVIEKLLPLSSSEEERGELRCDRADFLEELGKIDEAESEYESIFKDMPEWYFGQYRYALFLENIGRKNEAIEVLKQLKSIGDKLDRFIYDAVVEALEDMT, translated from the coding sequence ATGATTGATGATTTTGGTAAAATAGAGCAATTCACGGAAGGTGAGGCAATAGAAATAGTGTTAGAAGATCATCCTGACCTGCGGTTGCTATGGGAACGGCGGCATTTAGTAAAAAGTCCTGTTGAAATAAATAAGACAAACCCTGTTTTGCACATATTATTAGAGTCTATAATTGAGAATCAAATATTAAAAAATGATCCACCGGAGACAAAACTTGCTTTAAAAAGATTAATGGAAAACGGTATGTCACGTCATGCTGCTCGAACAGCAATAGTTTCTGTATTTATTAAATATTTGTTTAATACCTTAAAAAATCAAATTTCATTTGATAAAGAAAACTATTCGAGACAATTGAGATTATTAGGGAGAAAAATTAATAAAGTTGGAAGAAACGATCCTTGTCCGTGTGGCAGCGGAAAGAAATTCAAGCATTGCTGTATAGAGGAATTTAAACATATTTTGCCTATGCAGGGTGGAATGATTTCTCAAATTAAGGCGAATGAAAAATTAATTTTGGGAGCTGGACATTATGCAACCCTGGGTTATCTTAGGAAGGCAAAGATAGACGATCCGATTTTGTTATTGGAAAACAGGGCCCATGTATCCGCTTTTTTGGAAGAAAACGGTGACATAGAGGGAGCTTACATGGCATTGAAAGAAAATATTGCTTTTGTAGAGAGCCTGGGAGACGAAAAATTAACAAGAAATGCTTATACGGATTTATTATTTTTATGCCAAAACAACCCAGAACTTGCAGAAGAGGGGATTGAAGTTATAGAAAAGCTTTTGCCCTTATCAAGCAGTGAAGAAGAAAGAGGAGAGTTACGCTGTGACAGGGCAGATTTTCTGGAAGAGCTGGGTAAGATAGACGAAGCTGAAAGTGAATATGAATCAATTTTTAAAGATATGCCGGAATGGTACTTTGGACAGTATCGTTATGCTCTTTTCTTAGAAAATATAGGGAGGAAGAATGAAGCCATAGAAGTATTAAAACAATTAAAGTCAATAGGAGATAAATTGGATAGGTTTATTTATGATGCTGTTGTTGAAGCCTTGGAAGATATGACTTGA
- a CDS encoding LacI family DNA-binding transcriptional regulator: MSNKVTIYTIAKEAGVSVSTVSRFLTGSANIQEEKRRRIEETIKKYNYKPSVIARSLSNQETKMIGFILPDVTHPFYGTVFVEAEKYAMELGYTILLCNTINDNMLNNTHMEENYIGILCQKMVDGVIMMGGHINETKVEPGYLQKLIKLIESVPVVMINGEIEGLDCYRIITKDEVGIRAMINYLVSLKHTKIGFIGGVLGIQPTEKRLKAIKEAMTAKGLEFNDEWFIESGFDINAGICAFEKLLQMNDRPTAIACINDLVAIGAIYTATRFGLKIPQDMSIVGFDNIYLNEYMIPRITTVGINLKEVGKYAVDILYQRLNGKNPEKVIELETQLVIRDSCIIAKSEKEL; encoded by the coding sequence ATGTCCAATAAGGTTACAATTTATACAATAGCTAAAGAAGCTGGAGTTTCAGTATCAACAGTTTCCAGGTTTCTTACAGGTAGTGCAAATATCCAGGAAGAGAAGCGTAGAAGAATAGAAGAGACCATAAAAAAATATAACTACAAGCCAAGTGTTATTGCCAGGAGCCTTTCCAACCAGGAAACGAAGATGATTGGATTCATTCTCCCGGATGTCACTCACCCTTTTTATGGGACTGTGTTTGTTGAGGCGGAAAAATATGCCATGGAATTGGGATACACAATTCTACTGTGCAATACAATAAATGATAACATGCTCAACAATACTCATATGGAGGAAAATTATATTGGTATATTGTGCCAAAAAATGGTAGATGGAGTTATAATGATGGGGGGACATATTAACGAGACAAAAGTTGAACCAGGGTATTTGCAAAAGCTAATCAAGCTGATTGAAAGTGTTCCAGTGGTAATGATTAATGGAGAGATAGAAGGGCTTGACTGCTACAGGATTATCACAAAAGATGAAGTGGGCATACGGGCAATGATTAATTACCTTGTATCTCTCAAGCATACGAAAATAGGGTTTATAGGAGGAGTCCTTGGAATTCAACCAACTGAAAAAAGGCTAAAAGCAATAAAAGAGGCTATGACAGCAAAAGGCCTGGAATTTAATGATGAATGGTTTATAGAAAGCGGATTTGATATCAATGCAGGAATATGTGCATTTGAAAAGCTTTTGCAGATGAATGATCGGCCCACTGCAATTGCGTGCATAAATGACCTTGTAGCAATCGGGGCAATTTATACTGCTACAAGGTTCGGGTTAAAAATACCTCAAGATATGTCAATAGTAGGTTTTGATAATATTTACCTGAATGAATACATGATACCAAGAATAACTACGGTTGGCATTAATCTAAAAGAAGTAGGTAAATATGCAGTTGATATATTATATCAGCGATTAAACGGCAAAAATCCAGAAAAGGTAATTGAATTAGAAACACAGCTGGTCATAAGAGACTCATGTATAATTGCCAAATCGGAAAAGGAATTATAA